One Nitrospira sp. DNA window includes the following coding sequences:
- a CDS encoding P-type ATPase: MPTTIPLMVREKRNLTGTAEYGTNAATTSEKVMIPVKGMTCAACQARVQRALQATPGVLDASVNLMLKNAAVTYDPMVTSPMVLVEAIHETGYGAELVAQDQSAFDEQEAQDRAQEEDYRELRHKALWSGSIGLLAMTLSMPLMGAAEADVHGPVADPFMRWVMESMTPTIRAVAPWLYTFTPWVLSYALTLLVMGWAGRHFYVRAWSAFRHHSADMNTLIAVGTGAAFLYSVLATVAPKFFLNRGVLPDLYYEAVVMIIALILTGNALEARAKRQTSAALRRLVELQPNTARVVRAGAEVDIPVNDVQSEEIVIVRPGERIPVDGAIISGTSAVDESMVTGESLPVEKQPGDRLIGGTINRTGAFRYRATTLGSDSVLAHIVKLMRDAQGSRAPIQRLADQVSGIFVPIVLSLAIATFVIWFVTADQAPAMRAFAAAVAVLIIACPCAMGLAVPTAVMVATGKGAEGGILIKGGESLQRAGQINTVVLDKTGTITEGRPTVTDVVPVLGTEWSETDLVRLVASIEASSEHPLAEAIVRYANEQSLPLATADSFQSVTGRGATGMVDGAALAVGNEALMADYAVDLTAVKEEVERLAGEGKTPMYIAINGKLAGLIAVADPIKPTSRDAVQRLNRLGLTVVMLTGDHQRTAEAIARKAGIDRVVAGVLPDGKVVEVRRRQQAGEVVAMVGDGINDAPALAQADVGFAIGTGTDIALEASDVTLMRNDLPGVVSAILLARRTMRTMKQNLVWAFVYNVVGIPVAAGILYPAFGILLSPILAGAAMAFSSVSVVTNSLRLRRARVA, encoded by the coding sequence ATGCCGACTACGATTCCCTTGATGGTGAGAGAGAAACGGAACCTGACAGGTACGGCTGAATACGGAACCAATGCAGCGACTACCAGTGAGAAGGTCATGATTCCCGTGAAGGGAATGACCTGCGCCGCCTGTCAGGCGCGAGTGCAACGGGCGTTGCAGGCAACGCCGGGCGTCCTCGACGCCTCAGTGAACCTCATGCTGAAGAATGCCGCCGTCACGTACGATCCTATGGTGACCTCCCCCATGGTCCTGGTCGAGGCGATCCACGAAACCGGGTATGGTGCGGAACTAGTCGCGCAGGATCAGAGCGCGTTCGATGAGCAGGAGGCACAGGATCGGGCACAGGAGGAAGACTATCGGGAACTCAGGCACAAGGCGTTGTGGAGTGGAAGCATCGGTCTGCTGGCCATGACACTGTCCATGCCGCTCATGGGGGCTGCCGAGGCGGATGTCCATGGACCGGTTGCCGATCCGTTCATGCGATGGGTCATGGAATCCATGACCCCCACCATCCGCGCCGTCGCTCCCTGGCTCTATACGTTCACCCCATGGGTGTTATCGTACGCGCTGACCTTGCTCGTCATGGGTTGGGCGGGGCGGCATTTCTACGTGCGCGCCTGGTCCGCCTTCCGACATCACTCGGCGGACATGAACACACTCATCGCAGTCGGCACAGGGGCAGCCTTCCTCTACTCCGTGCTGGCGACTGTGGCGCCGAAGTTCTTTCTGAATCGGGGCGTGCTGCCGGACCTCTATTATGAGGCGGTGGTCATGATCATTGCGCTGATCCTGACCGGCAATGCGCTGGAGGCGCGGGCCAAGCGCCAGACCTCTGCGGCCTTGAGGCGTCTGGTGGAACTCCAACCGAACACGGCGCGGGTGGTGCGGGCCGGCGCTGAGGTCGACATCCCAGTGAACGACGTGCAGAGCGAGGAGATCGTGATCGTGCGACCGGGAGAACGCATTCCTGTAGATGGAGCCATCATTTCGGGGACGAGCGCGGTCGATGAATCGATGGTGACGGGCGAATCATTGCCTGTCGAGAAACAGCCGGGGGATCGCCTCATCGGCGGCACGATCAATAGGACCGGCGCCTTCCGGTATCGCGCGACGACGCTGGGGTCGGACAGCGTCCTGGCCCATATCGTCAAGCTGATGCGTGATGCTCAGGGCTCACGGGCACCTATCCAGAGGCTCGCCGATCAGGTCAGCGGGATCTTCGTGCCGATCGTGCTGTCACTCGCGATCGCGACGTTTGTGATCTGGTTTGTGACGGCTGACCAGGCGCCGGCCATGCGTGCATTTGCCGCGGCGGTGGCGGTCCTGATCATTGCCTGCCCCTGCGCGATGGGACTTGCCGTACCGACTGCCGTCATGGTGGCGACCGGCAAGGGAGCCGAAGGGGGTATTTTGATCAAAGGCGGCGAATCGTTGCAGCGGGCCGGTCAGATCAACACCGTCGTGTTGGATAAGACCGGCACGATCACGGAGGGGCGGCCGACCGTCACGGACGTGGTACCGGTTTTGGGTACGGAGTGGTCCGAAACAGATCTCGTACGGCTGGTCGCCTCGATCGAGGCCTCCTCTGAACATCCGCTGGCTGAGGCGATCGTGCGCTATGCGAACGAGCAGTCGTTGCCCCTGGCGACGGCAGACTCATTCCAATCGGTCACGGGACGGGGAGCAACTGGCATGGTAGATGGTGCCGCGCTGGCTGTCGGCAATGAGGCGCTCATGGCTGATTATGCGGTGGATCTCACCGCAGTGAAAGAGGAGGTGGAACGTCTAGCCGGTGAGGGAAAAACGCCGATGTATATCGCGATCAACGGCAAGTTGGCGGGATTGATCGCCGTAGCCGATCCGATCAAGCCCACATCCCGTGACGCGGTTCAAAGGCTGAACCGACTGGGGCTCACGGTGGTGATGTTAACGGGGGATCATCAACGCACCGCGGAGGCCATCGCACGGAAGGCCGGGATCGACCGCGTGGTCGCTGGGGTATTGCCGGATGGCAAAGTGGTCGAGGTCCGACGCCGTCAGCAGGCAGGAGAGGTCGTCGCGATGGTGGGCGATGGCATCAACGATGCTCCAGCCTTGGCGCAGGCCGATGTCGGGTTCGCGATCGGCACCGGCACCGATATCGCCCTGGAAGCCAGCGACGTGACGTTAATGCGAAACGATCTCCCCGGTGTCGTATCGGCGATTCTTCTCGCCAGGCGAACAATGCGGACGATGAAACAGAACTTGGTCTGGGCATTTGTCTACAACGTCGTCGGCATTCCGGTCGCGGCCGGCATCCTCTACCCGGCCTTCGGCATTCTGCTCAGTCCCATTCTGGCCGGTGCGGCCATGGCGTTCAGTTCAGTCAGCGTGGTGACGAACAGCCTGCGGCTCCGGCGTGCGCGGGTCGCGTAA
- a CDS encoding Transcriptional regulator, MerR family, whose protein sequence is MAAQLTIGQLARKVGVNVQTVRYYERLNLLTPLTRKLSGYRLYSHEEERRLRFIKNAQALGFTLREIAELLALRVASTARCGEVLEKARAKLVQVESKVDDLQALARALNSLIRACRVGQPTGPCPILMSLEDETQAGAKKGVAKG, encoded by the coding sequence ATGGCTGCTCAACTGACTATCGGTCAGCTTGCAAGGAAAGTCGGAGTGAATGTCCAAACAGTCCGTTACTACGAACGCTTGAATCTGCTCACGCCATTAACGCGGAAGCTTTCGGGCTACAGACTGTACAGTCATGAAGAGGAACGACGTTTACGGTTCATCAAAAACGCCCAAGCGCTCGGCTTCACCCTACGCGAGATCGCTGAATTGCTCGCCCTCCGGGTTGCTTCAACGGCTCGCTGTGGTGAGGTGCTGGAGAAAGCTCGGGCGAAACTCGTGCAGGTGGAATCCAAAGTTGACGACTTGCAGGCACTGGCCCGCGCGCTGAACAGTTTGATCCGGGCTTGCAGAGTCGGCCAGCCCACCGGTCCCTGTCCGATTCTGATGAGCCTCGAAGACGAAACACAAGCCGGTGCGAAGAAAGGAGTGGCCAAAGGATGA
- a CDS encoding Copper/silver efflux RND transporter, transmembrane protein CusA: protein MLVYLDEVYERRVREGRMVTAQDLREAIMEGAVKRVRPKIMTVVAIMGGLLPILWTTGTGADVMKRIAAPMIRGRVSSTVLTLIVIPVLYSLWRRVQFRSTISSPVSQRVLR from the coding sequence ATGCTGGTCTATCTTGATGAAGTGTATGAACGCCGAGTGCGTGAAGGCCGAATGGTGACAGCCCAAGACCTGCGCGAAGCTATTATGGAAGGGGCCGTCAAACGGGTACGCCCCAAGATAATGACGGTCGTCGCGATCATGGGTGGCTTACTCCCCATCTTGTGGACGACCGGTACGGGGGCGGATGTGATGAAACGAATTGCTGCTCCCATGATCCGCGGTAGGGTCAGCTCGACGGTACTCACGTTGATCGTCATTCCGGTGCTCTATTCCCTCTGGCGACGCGTGCAGTTCCGTTCCACGATTTCGAGTCCTGTATCGCAGAGAGTGTTGCGGTAG